In Brettanomyces nanus chromosome 3, complete sequence, a single genomic region encodes these proteins:
- a CDS encoding uncharacterized protein (EggNog:ENOG41), translating into MKFSLVVLSSILTQLAIAAPVYVTDYVTHIVTVTVQPGQTQVLGSAASVATSAASAASAASVAASVAAPAASTASGNAETTAYSATSVATSAASSATSSASSSDSSFASEILAEHNAKRALHGVSDLTWDDTLASYAQDYADNYDCSGTLTHSGGSYGENLALGYSTTGSVDAWYSEGDDFDYTSCNVYDHFTQVIWKSSTKLGCGQKKCNDYWGTYIICSYDPAGNMVGDCPSNVLPLV; encoded by the coding sequence ATGAAATTCTCCTTAGTCGTTCTTTCAAGTATTTTGACTCAGCTGGCTATCGCTGCGCCTGTTTATGTCACTGATTATGTCACTCATATTGTTACAGTCACTGTTCAACCTGGTCAAACACAGGTTTTAGgttctgctgcttctgttgCCACCTCTGCTGCCTCTGCTGCCTCTGCTGCCTCTGTTGCAGCCTCTGTTGCAGCCCCTGCTGCCTCTACTGCCTCTGGAAATGCCGAGACTACAGCTTATTCTGCTACTTCGGTTGCCACTTCAGCCGCCTCTTCAGCAACCTCATCAGCCTCGTCATCAGATTCTTCCTTCGCTTCTGAAATATTGGCTGAACATAATGCTAAAAGAGCCCTACATGGTGTTTCGGATCTTACGTGGGATGATACTTTAGCTTCCTATGCTCAAGATTACGCCGATAATTATGATTGTTCCGGTACCTTAACTCACTCCGGAGGTTCTTATGGTGAAAATCTAGCCTTGGGCTATTCTACAACAGGCTCGGTTGATGCCTGGTATAGTGAAGGTGATGACTTTGACTACACTTCGTGTAATGTCTATGATCACTTCACTCAGGTTATCTGGAAATCTTCTACTAAGCTCGGATGTGGCCAAAAGAAGTGTAATGATTACTGGGGTACCTATATAATTTGTTCGTATGATCCTGCAGGAAACATGGTTGGTGACTGTCCTTCCAACGTTCTTCCTTTGGTCTGA
- a CDS encoding uncharacterized protein (EggNog:ENOG41), which yields MAIIASQLIISALFYNYPARKEAMLQFTKLNFVTLLIHITNKVSPTELIFTFNGDSSLLKDVVLKDKVSKKYSLHLDPHAIIIANHQIYSDWLFVWYLAYLNNCADQIFIVMKKSLQRIPAIGFGMRNFSFIFLTRNWAADRDYMWLQFNKICHLGSKCWVLIFPEGTNMSSGTIVTSNNFAKKIGSKPTKYVLLPRARGLYLSCKSLAKTTSTLYDLTLGYSGHTSEQMAQDIYSLRNIYLLGKAPQTVSIHISAYNLQNDIPRVDFTGTATSPLSTEQEEHEIEQFNDWLAKLWYKKDQWMKHYYETGKFPDTDGREYRVQLKLRNRLEIFNVYIIPALSVMFAYLIFSAVRLML from the coding sequence ATGGCCATTATCGCCTCTCAATTGATCATATCTGCACTCTTTTACAATTACCCAGCTCGAAAAGAGGCTATGCTGCAATTCACTAAGCTGAATTTTGTCACTCTTCTCATCCACATCACTAATAAGGTCTCTCCTACTGAGCTCATATTCACCTTTAATGGCGACTCTTCTCTATTAAAGGATGTTGTTCTTAAGGATAAAGTGTCCAAGAAATACTCGCTACATTTAGATCCTCATGCCATCATCATAGCCAATCATCAGATCTATTCTGATTGGTTGTTTGTTTGGTATCTTGCCTATTTAAATAACTGCGCAGATCAAATCTTCATCGTAATGAAGAAGTCCCTTCAGAGAATACCTGCCATTGGGTTCGGAATGCGCAatttcagcttcatcttcctcacCCGGAATTGGGCTGCAGATAGAGACTACATGTGGCTTCAGTTCAACAAGATCTGTCATTTGGGTTCTAAATGTTGGGTGTTGATCTTCCCTGAAGGGACCAATATGAGTAGTGGCACCATTGTAACATCCAACAACTTCGCCAAGAAGATTGGCAGTAAACCTACAAAGTATGTGCTACTGCCCCGTGCTAGAGGCCTCTATTTGTCGTGTAAAAGTTTGGCTAAGACCACTTCTACTCTGTATGATCTTACTTTAGGTTACAGTGGTCATACCAGCGAACAGATGGCTCAGGATATATACTCTTTGAGGAATATCTACTTGCTTGGAAAAGCGCCACAGACTGTCAGCATTCATATTTCTGCCTATAATTTGCAGAATGACATCCCCAGAGTGGATTTTACGGGGACTGCTACTTCACCTCTTTCTACAGAACAGGAGGAACATGAGATCGAGCAGTTCAACGACTGGCTAGCCAAGCTTTGGTACAAGAAAGATCAATGGATGAAGCATTACTACGAAACAGGAAAGTTCCCTGATACAGACGGTAGAGAATATAGAGTCCAATTAAAGTTGAGGAATAGATTGGAGATCTTTAACGTGTATATAATTCCGGCTTTATCAGTCATGTTTGCCTATCTAATTTTCAGTGCGGTGAGATTAATGCTATAG
- a CDS encoding uncharacterized protein (EggNog:ENOG41), with protein sequence MFHTPPTKQTWPVETAINNSYNSEGTEVVVDSANKTESEPSSITAANTQPTSPSILEDAFEMPEESSLPLELLKEYEAFLKYLKEPRFARPLATCEIADLFHRFYRKFSAKAHSFVYDSGVKQPVELPEYDTPRDYACYIYNVLAERMVCDKFYSSIMFPSKGISIDDYVRKLNDSLAVKLACLHSLNIKFSHLDIDLPEDEEKFFVDDIHKIILPIFELFSSERSPTLKAKYLYKIHITISTIIQHMETGKNPNFAMNTDIYLPVLIYTIIQLEDLRTHSLVSQLNFMKQFTDEYIYQLDDETYRDERGKLLYVLTNFEACISYLASVTLDDLHIEPPGDETDQQVLDILTKPMVIENIEEETRKYKQAHSVPRSRSSSYFPSSFQQSTPLSESIYHADQGLRNISRSVDASLKSIMGKVPWIAINSSSPKDGDTLDNALRQQLEENLAFQESQKTLIEDHHISPISSSSISTGSNSLKHHSNLSLSSIGSKTGIPAITTAPSLPPERLLSRLTNSVGSAVKNFLPASASSSNISLGVQSESQQRSKVRSRAASLMSGSFFSGSPQRISRSSSLQQIGNEGDKQGGGIFNTLENALETVKNRSRGNSVVEPPKQFNKTFEQMSIEELKEMFEGYQSLTNKTI encoded by the coding sequence atgttCCACACTCCTCCAACCAAACAAACATGGCCGGTGGAGACAGCAATTAATAATTCATACAACTCGGAAGGAACTGAGGTGGTGGTAGACAGCGCTAACAAAACTGAGTCTGAGCCGTCATCAATTACTGCTGCAAATACTCAGCCAACCAGCCCAAgcattcttgaagatgctTTTGAAATGCCAGAGGAGTCTTCTTTGCCTTTAGAGCTTCTGAAGGAATACGAGGCTTTCCTCAAATACCTCAAAGAACCACGATTTGCACGTCCGTTGGCTACTTGTGAGATCGCTGATCTTTTCCATAGATTCTATCGTAAGTTTAGCGCCAAAGCACACAGCTTTGTCTATGATTCCGGCGTCAAACAACCTGTGGAATTACCTGAATATGATACACCCCGAGATTACGCCTGCTATATATACAACGTTCTTGCCGAGAGAATGGTATGCGATAAGTTTTACAGCTCTATTATGTTTCCTAGTAAGGGAATCAGTATCGATGATTATGTGCGCAAATTAAATGATAGTTTGGCAGTGAAATTGGCCTGTCTACACTCTCTGAACATTAAATTCAGCCATCTAGATATCGATCTTCccgaagatgaagagaagttcTTTGTGGACGACATACATAAGATTATTCTTCCGATATTTGAACTCTTTAGTTCCGAAAGGTCCCCCACACTCAAAGCGAAATACCTCTATAAGATCCACATCACCATTTCGACGATAATTCAGCATATGGAGACCGGGAAAAACCCCAATTTCGCCATGAACACCGATATCTACCTACCAGTCTTGATATACACTATCatccaacttgaagatcttcGTACCCATTCCTTGGTATCCCAACTCAACTTCATGAAACAGTTCACCGACGAATACATTTATCAACTCGACGACGAGACTTACCGTGACGAAAGGGGTAAACTCTTGTATGTTCTGACGAATTTCGAGGCCTGCATCTCCTATTTAGCCAGCGTAACTCTAGACGATCTTCATATTGAACCACCAGGCGATGAAACAGACCAACAGGTATTGGATATTCTAACTAAACCTATGGTAATAGAAAAcatcgaagaagagaccAGGAAGTACAAACAAGCTCATTCTGTTCCGAGATCTCGTTCCAGCTCGTATTTCCCCTCCTCTTTTCAGCAATCAACTCCACTATCAGAATCGATCTACCATGCAGATCAAGGACTTAGAAATATCAGCAGATCCGTAGATGCTAGTCTCAAAAGTATCATGGGTAAAGTTCCCTGGATAGCGATTAATTCCAGTAGTCCTAAAGATGGTGACACCTTAGATAATGCACTTCGTCAACAGCTAGAAGAGAACTTGGCATTTCAGGAATCTCAAAAAACTCTAATAGAAGACCACCACATCAGTCctatatcttcatcatcaatctcgACCGGCAGCAACAGTTTGAAACATCATTCCAACTTGTCCTTGAGTTCTATCGGAAGTAAAACGGGTATACCAGCCATTACTACTGCTCCATCCTTACCTCCAGAGAGATTACTGAGTAGACTCACCAATAGTGTTGGTAGTGCAGTGAAAAACTTCCTTCCTGCCAGTGCCAGTTCATCCAATATCTCATTAGGGGTACAATCCGAGTCTCAGCAACGGTCCAAGGTGCGTAGTCGTGCTGCTAGTCTTATGAGTGGCTCGTTTTTTAGTGGAAGTCCTCAACGAATCTCGAGATCAAGTTCTCTACAACAAATTGGGAATGAAGGAGACAAGCAAGGAGGAGGGATCTTTAATACACTAGAAAATGCACTAGAGACAGTGAAAAATAGGAGTCGAGGAAACTCTGTAGTGGAGCCTCCAAAGCAATTCAACAAGACCTTTGAACAGATGAGTATTGAAGAGTTAAAAGAGATGTTTGAAGGGTACCAGTCTTTGACCAACAAAACCATATAG
- a CDS encoding uncharacterized protein (EggNog:ENOG41): protein MVKQDTFTLEQFVDKYETVVDYNLGETCCYSMSLDEIEEISGEKFDFGKLAETRLSYSYIKGSPELRRQISELYQGVTDDDIVITNGGIGGNFLTFYSLVGPGDHVVVMSPIYQQLSSIPAMFGADVDILRLNFEDGFQPDLSKLRSLVKPNTKMIVLNNPNNPTGCIMSNKVLKQIVDIAKINDSYVLCDEVYRPLFHSLNADETAPNSIVGLYDKGISTGSMSKTFSAAGTRLGWIVSKNKELIEACWIRRDYNMISVSMVDDMIARYVLRNKAAVLKRNFKLCQDNLELMEQAVAKSNGKIEFVRPKAGTTAFVKINTTDGTSTMQLAVDLATSYRTLVVPGETFSYPGFLRIGFVNRPEDIVQGMKNLNSYLNNH, encoded by the coding sequence ATGGTGAAACAGGATACGTTTACGCTCGAACAGTTTGTCGACAAGTACGAAACTGTTGTGGACTATAACTTGGGAGAAACATGCTGCTATTCTATGTCTCTTGACGAGATCGAAGAGATCAGTggtgaaaagtttgattTCGGTAAATTGGCCGAGACCCGATTGTCCTATTCTTACATTAAGGGCTCTCCAGAATTGAGGAGACAGATCTCTGAGCTCTATCAAGGGGTgactgatgatgatattgtcATCACTAACGGTGGTATTGGGGGTAATTTCCTTACTTTCTACTCTTTAGTTGGTCCAGGAGATCATGTCGTAGTGATGAGTCCAATCTACCAGCAATTGTCTTCAATTCCAGCTATGTTTGGTGCCGATGTAGATATTCTTCGTTTGAATTTTGAGGACGGGTTTCAGCCTGACCTTTCCAAGTTGAGATCATTGGTTAAACCAAATACAAAAATGATTGTCTTGAATAATCCTAACAATCCAACCGGTTGTATTATGTCGAACAAGGTGCTCAAACAAATAGTGGATATTGCCAAAATCAACGATAGCTATGTTCTCTGTGACGAGGTGTACAGACCTCTTTTCCACTCCTTGAATGCGGACGAAACGGCCCCCAACTCTATCGTTGGGCTCTACGATAAAGGTATTTCTACGGGGTCGATGTCCAAGACTTTTTCTGCTGCAGGAACTCGATTGGGATGGATTGTTTCGAAGAATAAGGAGCTTATCGAAGCATGCtggataagaagagactaCAATATGATCTCCGTTAGTATGGTTGACGATATGATCGCTCGATACGTGTTGCGCAATAAAGCTGCCgtgttgaagagaaacttCAAGCTTTGCCAGGACAATTTGGAGTTGATGGAACAAGCCGTGGCCAAATCCAACGGTAAAATCGAATTTGTTAGACCCAAGGCTGGAACTACTGCGTTTGTCAAAATTAATACTACCGATGGAACTTCTACTATGCAATTGGCTGTCGATTTAGCTACCTCCTACAGGACACTTGTCGTTCCCGGAGAAACCTTTAGCTATCCAGGGTTCCTTCGTATTGGTTTCGTCAATAGACCAGAAGATATCGTTCAGGGCATGAAAAACCTCAACAGTTATTTAAATAACCACTAA
- the MET14 gene encoding Adenylyl-sulfate kinase gives MATNITWHGNVTHEERVQITQKKGATIWLTGLSASGKSTVACALETYLLKLGFPAYRLDGDNVRFGLNKDLGFSEKDRNENIRRISEVAKLFADGCIIALTSFISPYKKDRDAARKLHQDAELPFVEVFVDVPIEVAEKRDPKGLYKKARQGIIKNFTGIDDPYESPEHPEIHLHTDKQSVEECVETILDYLKNRKIIG, from the coding sequence ATGGCTACTAACATCACTTGGCACGGTAACGTTACtcatgaagaaagagtgCAAATCACGCAGAAAAAAGGTGCTACGATTTGGCTCACAGGATTGAGTGCCTCTGGAAAAAGTACTGTGGCCTGTGCTTTGGAAACTTATTTACTTAAACTGGGATTTCCTGCTTACAGGCTCGACGGAGATAATGTGAGATTTGGCTTGAACAAAGACTTGGGATTCTCTGAGAAGGACAGAAACGAGAACATTCGAAGAATCTCAGAGGTGGCCAAATTGTTTGCTGACGGTTGTATTATCGCTCTGACCTCGTTCATTTCTCCCTATAAGAAAGACCGTGATGCTGCAAGAAAGCTACATCAAGACGCCGAGCTTCCATTCGTCGAAGTGTTTGTGGATGTGCCGATTGAAGTGGCCGAGAAAAGAGATCCGAAAGGATTGTACAAAAAGGCACGTCAGGGTATAATCAAGAACTTTACGGGAATAGACGATCCTTATGAATCTCCCGAGCATCCTGAAATTCACTTGCATACAGACAAACAGTCTGTAGAGGAATGTGTTGAAACCATTCTTgattacttgaagaatcGAAAGATCATTGGTTGA
- a CDS encoding uncharacterized protein (EggNog:ENOG41), producing MIRFNRYSRIVSTNLFGCKAAGWTIFQHRFNSQSSYKSIEETLEKLPNLKKSESYFKVINDQLKRINALEHQKQKEEGDKLYDLSRNLISAMKENEQLDQDRELLLLSEIIEKFARYSFASASIAFKRLNEIDSEFSLKPESIGELIKYNPGRVKSSWELFNELVKNKPSDFLGSIVLEKLIHGDQIDIKEGATQINLDKAIKIYRILHNLEDRSLIREESKKKLAEDLISLNVAKALIPLGLSAEAVESIISSKKDTLKNSDYFYLYLSTRDCCTDNHLPSKLLLELFLPISKLQLADDEAFGKDSSNLQQLQKLAPLEVKVQLTAAEITEQFRDLIQEKGLDKPIRVKLDLIKSAGFHSKDLKKAIQYFEEFQTKVPATAPGTDYLKCITSLVFVYSAIDKNKDEFLNLAEALVPQSPKPMANNLASFVLHHSWFGDSEKAVAIYNKSLDLYMRPKEETTNAKARGMLVQSLIIGALLGDQIGLARLIKLKSVENKLLEDEYDTRINQVLKNYGDLKERIKSDDSAIRAELKKIVLGAIEEMSP from the coding sequence ATGATTAGATTCAACAGATATAGCAGAATTGTATCCACCAATTTATTTGGCTGCAAAGCTGCAGGATGGacaatttttcagcatcGTTTCAACAGTCAGTCTTCCTACAAGAGTATTGAGGAGACGTTGGAGAAACTACcgaacttgaagaaaagtgaGTCATACTTCAAGGTGATAAATGATCAGTTAAAGCGTATCAATGCTTTGGAACAccagaaacagaaagaggaaggtGATAAATTGTATGATTTATCAAGAAATCTCATTAGCGCTATGAAAGAAAACGAGCAGTTGGATCAAGACCGAGAACTTCTGCTACTAAGCGAAATCATAGAGAAGTTTGCCAGATATAGTTTTGCATCTGCCAGTATAGCATTCAAAAGATTGAATGAGATAGATTCCGAGTTTTCGCTGAAACCAGAATCTATTGGTGAACTGATCAAATACAATCCTGGTCGAGTGAAGAGTAGCTGGGAGTTATTCAATGAGTTGGTAAAGAACAAACCGAGCGATTTTCTTGGAAGTATAGtattggagaaattgattcATGGCGATCAGATAGACATTAAGGAAGGTGCCACCCAAATCAATTTGGATAAAGCCATTAAAATCTACAGAATTCTGCACAATCTGGAAGATCGTAGTTTGATTCGAGAGgagagtaagaagaagttggcgGAAGATTTAATAAGTCTTAATGTGGCAAAAGCTCTAATTCCTCTTGGATTATCAGCTGAAGCTGTCGAATCAATTATTTCTTCGAAGAAAGACACTCTTAAGAACAGTGACTACTTTTATTTGTACCTATCCACCCGAGATTGCTGCACAGATAATCACCTACCTTCCAAATTGTTGCTGGAGCTGTTTTTACCGATTTCCAAATTACAATTGGCAGATGATGAagcttttggaaaagaCAGCTCGAACTTGCAGCAGTTACAGAAATTAGCTCCTTTAGAGGTAAAGGTTCAGCTGACGGCAGCAGAAATAACAGAACAATTCCGAGATCTGATCCAGGAAAAAGGACTGGACAAACCAATCCGTGTAAAACTTGATCTGATCAAATCAGCAGGTTTCCATTCGAAGGATTTAAAAAAGGCAATTcaatattttgaagaattccaAACCAAAGTGCCTGCCACGGCACCAGGCACGGACTATCTTAAATGCATTACTTCATTGGTATTTGTCTACTCTGCCATCGATAAAAATAAGGATGAGTTTTTGAATTTGGCGGAAGCTCTAGTCCCCCAGTCTCCTAAACCAATGGCTAACAACTTGGCCTCGTTTGTACTTCATCATTCCTGGTTTGGAGATAGTGAAAAGGCCGTTGCAATCTACAATAAGTCACTTGATCTATACATGAGacccaaagaagaaacaacCAATGCTAAGGCTAGAGGTATGCTTGTACAATCTCTTATTATTGGTGCGTTACTAGGAGACCAGATCGGTCTAGCTCGTCTtatcaagttgaaaagtGTTGAAAATAAGCTTTTGGAAGACGAGTACGATACCAGAATAAATCAAGTGCTGAAAAATTACGGAGATCTCAAAGAGCGGATTAAGTCCGATGACTCGGCAATAAGAGCCGAgctgaaaaaaattgttcTCGGCGCGATCGAGGAGATGTCCCCGTAA
- a CDS encoding uncharacterized protein (BUSCO:EOG09343EUR) → MNFDRQKKIAENRAKALERIRDRQRRIKDAGRQVTSATTAENVVANPLTAAQRAIIERNTLNAQERRNKNNKKGPVMESGGDKPDILDEVRFSHHQQAKHIEALPRKPGQYIRPSIRKSDYIEYDFSTMKDTFGGFLSDDKGNSSIEAEEKTLEDWKKQQEEKDALNPLGPAPPPLDIANAPTCFECGSIDVDKKLLEVFKCRVCRKCEEKFPEKYSLLTKTECKEDYFLTEPELADTDLFRRIVKENPHSGTFSRMQLFLRYQIEEYAFKKWGGVDNLDKEWLKREGMRKNRREKKFNTKLNQMRRKLRAQEITRKIRGDKGVRHQHDWSAPVKVGGDDPHLYKRRCMECGMEVEEIIM, encoded by the exons ATGAATTTTGACcgacagaagaagatt GCGGAAAATCGAGCCAAAGCTCTAGAGCGTATTAGAGATAggcaaagaagaatcaaagaTGCCGGTAGACAAGTTACATCAGCTACGACAGCTGAAAATGTGGTAGCAAATCCGTTAACGGCAGCTCAGCGTGCTATTATTGAGCGAAATACACTGAATGCTCAAGAACGAAGGaataagaataataagAAAGGACCGGTGATGGAGTCTGGAGGAGATAAGCCAGACATTCTAGATGAAGTGCGattttctcatcatcaacaggCGAAGCATATTGAGGCATTACCGAGGAAGCCCGGCCAATACATACGGCCATCTATTAGGAAATCGGACTATATTGAGTACGATTTCTCGACGATGAAGGACACTTTTGGAGGTTTTTTATCAGATGACAAGGGAAATAGTTCAATAGAGGCTGAGGAGAAGACTTTGGAAGACTGGAAGAAGCAacaggaagagaaggatgCACTAAATCCTCTCGGACCTGCACCTCCTCCATTAGATATAGCAAATGCACCTACGTGCTTTGAATGTGGATCTATAGATGTAGATAAGAAGCTTTTAGAAGTGTTCAAATGTCGAGTTTGCCGGAAATGTGAAGAGAAGTTTCCGGAAAAGTACTCGTTGCTCACTAAAACAGAGTGCAAAGAGGACTATTTTCTGACAGAGCCGGAGTTGGCAGACACAGACTTGTTTCGGAGAATAGTAAAAGAAAACCCTCATAGTGGTACATTCTCCAGGATGCAGTTGTTTCTACGGTATCAGATCGAGGAGTATGCGTTTAAAAAATGGGGAGGAGTAGACAATCTTGATAAGGAATGGttgaagagagaaggaatgagaaagaaccgacgagaaaagaagttcaatACCAAATTGAATCAGATGCGACGTAAGCTTCGTGCTCAGGAGATTACAAGGAAGATTAGGGGTGATAAAGGAGTTAGGCACCAGCATGACTGGAGCGCTCCAGTAAAGGTGGGTGGAGATGACCCCCATCTCTACAAGAGAAGATGCATGGAATGTGGCATGGAGGTGGAGGAGATAATAATGTAA